From a single Bacillus sp. NEB1478 genomic region:
- a CDS encoding DUF624 domain-containing protein, whose product MEGTRYIGKIYSLCEWITRLAYLNILWILFTFAGLILFGLVPATTAMFAVTRKWVLGNSDIKIFTTFWEIYRKEFIKVLPFGLVLILIGFVFWIDYQFYIQGNVDIVLPVKFLVAALFILYVLFLFFIFPVYVHYQFKPLQYMKNVLMIVLSYPLECILMICGSLFMFLFVINFSGLSLFLSGSPLAFWLTLISHHVFSKMEQKIKHSGVDQI is encoded by the coding sequence ATGGAGGGAACACGGTATATAGGAAAGATTTATAGTTTATGTGAATGGATTACACGTCTCGCCTATTTAAATATTCTATGGATTCTTTTTACGTTTGCCGGATTGATTCTCTTTGGGCTTGTACCAGCAACAACCGCTATGTTTGCAGTGACTAGAAAATGGGTGCTGGGGAACAGCGATATTAAGATTTTTACAACCTTTTGGGAGATTTACCGAAAAGAATTTATTAAGGTGCTCCCATTTGGCCTGGTGCTCATTTTGATAGGGTTTGTTTTTTGGATCGATTACCAATTTTATATTCAAGGTAATGTGGATATTGTTCTTCCTGTTAAATTTCTAGTAGCTGCTTTATTTATTCTGTACGTTTTGTTCCTTTTCTTTATTTTTCCGGTATACGTGCATTATCAGTTCAAGCCGTTACAGTATATGAAAAATGTTTTGATGATTGTTTTGTCCTATCCGTTGGAATGTATTCTCATGATATGCGGAAGTCTATTCATGTTTTTGTTTGTGATTAATTTTTCAGGACTTTCTCTCTTTTTAAGCGGAAGTCCTCTAGCATTTTGGCTTACTTTAATCAGTCACCATGTATTTTCAAAAATGGAACAAAAAATTAAACATTCAGGAGTAGATCAGATATGA